tcgagattcgaaattcaaaatacgagattcgaatttcgaagttcaaaatccaaattaaccaatcaaaatgtaggtcacaatagattaaaggttagagggtacatgcatataaacttaaaatatgacagaaagcttattctcctaatatgtttaccaaacatcgaaacatttcttttaaaattataaaagtTATGATGTATGCTTAGCACGCAGACAGGCTCGTAGAAAGCGGGAAGGGAGGGGCAGAAAACTTGTTCCAGCTCCCACATATTTAACTCTGTATTGTGTGGTAACCAGGTCAAATAATGACGAATACACCtcataatatacactgtactttaAATTGAAATCGTATTTGAAGCCTATAAACCGATGATACCCCTCCAACAATGGAttctagtttgatttttttcagttAAATACTAATCAATAGGTTAAGTATTAGTATACTCCATCCGCTAGAGTTTCAGAGGCGACACTTTTATTATGTTTTCATGTAGGcctatcttttttcttttaatttcattacgttttattttcatcttaatCCATTTTATCTTACTTATCTATTTTCATTATGAGTATGAGATCTGCAAGGAACGCAGCCCTGGACGTTAACCGAGGCTGTGGGTGTATGGGTCaataaaaatctatatataaacaattgaggaaattcgaaccatgaacaaatatttctctccgatctatGTTGTATCTTTCTACATTTTATTTAGGttccaggaagcttaactacatCTGTCATTACAACAGAATACTAATCTATACACGTTTTAAAGATTATCTTCTCCCACTGATTGGTGAATATTATaccacaggaaccggtaattctGTGtgtaatataatgataataGGGGTCTATACTATATCACCCCCTAATTTCTATTAGGGGGTGATATGGTGTAGaaccctactattattattatagacaaaattaccggttcctgtgattatGCATACATGAACGTAgaacatgtacattataaatcAATGGGATACCGGTAAgctattattttttaaaacgtggataaattagtgttctgtggtaACGGCGCACGTAGAaaagcttcctgaaacataaaaaaatatatataaaagagacaacatagatcggagagaaatatttattcatggttcgaatATCCTCCAGGCGCCTATAAAAGATGAACGGGTGGGGAAGAGTATTTGCACAGGCACCTGGAGTATCGATACTCAACACCCACCCATCcccttttctgattttttcccctcGATAATTCCTCAAAAATGTGTGAATCCCTTGTCAATCCCCATCCCTATTTCGATTTATATAATCGTTTCAGGCCTTTTGCACTCTTTAGAGATTGACCCGTATaatagtatgcaaggtgaagataacgaacagtgatcaatctcataactcccacaagcaatacgaaatagatagttgggcaaacacggacccctggacacaccagaggtgggatcaggtgcctaggaggagtaagcatcccctgttgaccagtcacacccgccgtgagccctatatcctgatcaggtaaacggagttatccgcagtcaaaatcagtgtgttaagaacggcttaacaatcggtatgaaacacgtcaaacagcatttgacccaatgcgaggttgtattgtcaaactagatcgttataacgaccatagaatctgcgaaatgtagacttcaatcgagactgttgaaatccctgtaccatcaacttgtttgtcattagcttacctcgatttaaaaactgactatacccagaacaagctcttgcatatcgaatcagttgagatatataaacaccatatgcaggtgataatggaatattgctacacaaatatgggaagttgacgatggagaagttgaaatcatcccgtttgtcatacagttgagttgtcagtttgccgttaatgtctactttcaataaaatatctaagtatgaagcagaagtgtacgactctgtggtgtcctttatttcgagtatacattttattataccagtagaaggccaatctctaaagcttacaaaaagtgtgaaacgattatataaatcgaaattgggatgggatagagaACGAATCCACACATCTCGGGAGAAATTATCGCtgcaaaaaaaaatcagaatgaAGGGGGGTGTTGGTGTTGGTAGTAATGTcgatacttcaggtgcctgtgaatATTTGGTCAAACACTAAAATGGGTGGTTTGTTCCCAGTTACTTTTCACATCCCCTCCCACTTTTTGAAATTGCTGGCCGGCTATTGGTGTGGTTAAACACACGATAATCAATATACCGGTAATTACATTATAATTTTTAGTCCACAGGTGCTTCAGTTcagcccccctcccctcccccgcCCCGAATAATCTACATGAGTTGAATAAGTATGTTCAACAGATAACTCAACTCGTGTACATGTAGCTTATAAAATAAACCCTTTTTATAAATACCGGATATTAAGGGTATTCATTAAAAaggcttattttgagttattttggactttaggggTATGCAAGACATTGTGACATGCATTAGAgagattttcaacaaaaataaactCATATAGGCTATtcggggggggggtgtcctgaACCTGTGTCATTGTTAACTCAAACATGTagttattttcattgaaaatatgaTCATTCAGGCAGAAAAAATGGTATGCGGGTAAACCTATATATTAATCTAAAATCAGAATCCATTGCCACGGGGTGCCATCAGTTAATATTCTTCATATAACCTTCAATTCCATTTTTAGATAATTCAATATGTACTATTTGAGGTGCATTCGTCATTATTCGACATGGTTCCACCCctacccccacccaccccttcCCGCTTTCTATGAACCTGACTTTCTACAGGCCTGTTTGCATATGATGACATGATttataatgtcaaaatatttctatCAATCCAAGGTAACATTGTCATTATCATTGTACTTAATTGTTACTCTGTAATATTTTCCCCACCCATTGCATCTTTTATAAGCGTCTGTgcgtaaacaatggaggaaattcgaaccatgaataaatatttctctccgatctatgttgtctctttttatattttttttttatgttttagttAAGTTTATTTATAGGAAGCTtgatttatagttttaaaagaaatttttcgttgtttggtaaacatatttagaagaataagctttctgtcatattttaagtttgCATATATCCTTTAACttttaatctattgtgacctacattttaattggttaatttggattttgaattttgaaattcgaatgtcgtattttgaatttcgaatctcgaatgagccttctgggctttcgtaaAAACTTGATGTCGTCTAATAGATGTATACATCTTGTCATTATCtacttttgttttataaattcTAGCAAAATATATCGTGATTTCGAAATGTTTGGGGAATAACCACCTCAGATTTCCTAAAAAGGGGTTGCAAGAATAATTCTTAAGCTTCCATGTTATTTAAAATAACATTCTAAGCAATTGTTCTGTGATgcttaacaaaatatttctcGTTGAAAAGATAGAAAGCATCAAAATTTCGCACATCAATCCCCTATAAATCCCTTTTACATAACCAGTGATCGTTTTGATGATATCAGTAACTGGAAAACATCAAACCAAACAACTTTAACATTCGTTATACATTTTGAGATATTTAGGAAACACGTTTGAGTCCTTCTGAACCCTTATTTCAGGAGCTGGCCCCTAAAACTCAATTTTGTCAAATAGGTCTTCTTATCATCTATAGCTTTTGTTCTATACATGttaacaaattatttttgaatgaaaAGATATCGACAAAAACGTGACAAAATCCGCATGAACTATTTGTGACACTTTCTTTTAGCCCTACTGTGCTCCGGTACCTTTTGCATTTGAAAAATTGCAATACGTTTTGGCACACATTCTATCAAGACTTCCCAACGATaactgaaaatttcaaaatatcttcaaCAGATTCTGAAAACTCGGAAAACTTCAATATCTCAAGAAATATATGACGtaatcaaaataacaaaaactatCGAGTTCAAGTGAATATCTATCATCtttgaaatgttaaaaaaaaaatcagttgaCGCATTACCTAAAAATAGCGTGTACAAAAATCCCAAGAAACaagaaaacacacacaaacacacaaacaGATAAGAGCGGTTTGGCTTCCGTTGGGAAACGGAAGACTTTAATATACAATGGCTACTTTATTGCAGAATCAATTATATGGGGTAGTAACGAATATGGAAAGTATCTACTTTTCCTTCATGccgaaaaataaaaattctcatAACTTGATTTCACTCGGCGCAATGCTGAAAGATATGGGGTTCAttgcgggtatgaccggtcaacaggagatgcttactcctcccaagcacctgatcccacctctggtatgtcctggggtccatgtttgccctactctcaattctgtattctttataagatttatgagattgatcactgctcgttatcatCACTTTTCATTGCAATGTCGTATTATTTCGTGCAATAAGTCTAAAagatttaatgaaaatttcCTATCCGACTTAGCTCAAATTACAATGCTTGAATTGCGAAACCAAATTTACTAACAGAGTTGTCACAAGATCTAGAACACTCTACCAAAAACAAGTTACAAAGTGGATGACCGTTTGGATACACAGTAAGTCCCCACGTTCTACGGCCGATGATAAActtaaacatgtttaatgtCACTTAATTAAACAATATAACAATGTTCTGCAACATTAATATGACAAGTATTACACAAATGAGTATATCGTTTTTATAAAATGACTTTAAAATTGCCTAAATTAGACAAAAGACCAAAAACTAAAAACAATTATTATGCAAGGTGTGACAATTTCATGGAAATTAGACAAACTGCTGATGTGATGAGCAGTGAAGGGTCTGTAAAGATACAGTATATAAACTGTTTGATTAAGGAAATCTCTACACTTCCACTGACGATACAGTTCATTTATCTTCAACAATGGTAAGGAAAAAGTATATTTCTATATCATAGATCTTTTAACTGAACTAACACGGGAAGATTGActtttatatatgttttatcattgatgTATAAGCTATTTAGGTGCATATCTGAAGTTTGATGGGAGATCTAAATttcagaaattaattttttttcacagCCGTTGTTAATTCTAATTTTAAAACATGCTAGCTATAAAACtgtaattcaaatatatgaGCAATGTATTTCCCTATATGTACTTATTGTTAAACTAAAAACTTTGACAAAATGTAATCTGAAAATAATGGGGGAAACTGCAACATTAATCTGTTTTTTAAACCATTGTTGATGCAATACAGACTTCTCGGGTATGACTCCATTTCTGAAAAAGTGCCATGGAAACGTTTTGGATATAGTGAGTGAATAGGGGTGAAAGTTCACTGTCTTCTGTCCAAAACTTTGATTAAGGCCAAGCCATTGTAATCTATCAATAAGTAGTCTATTACTAAATGAATAGTTGTGCGATACGATTTAACTGATATGGTGAACCTTGAATTCGGGATGAGAGattgaaaataattacatgtacaatatatgtcATGAatggtgaagacaacgaacagtgatcaatctcataacttctacaagcaatacaaaagagatagTTGGGAATACCATGGAATAATCTTTTGAAtgtttaaattcatatattcgTCTTCAGATTTGATCTAAATGCTGGctcacgtgtttcataccgattgttaggtcgttctcagcacactgattttgactacggataactcgataactccgtttacctgatcaagatataggactcacggcgagtgtgaccggtcgactagGGATGTTTaatcctcctaagcacctgatcccacctcctggtatatccagggatccgtgtgtgcccaactctctattttgtattgcttatataagTTATGAGTGATCattcttcgttatcttcacctttcatctagtCCCATTTATAGTTCGATACTAGTTTATTAAACTAAGCATACCACTCACTCTCGATTGCCatctttttatatgaaaaatgatactATGTAAAGGTATCTTTTGTAAACTTAAAACATTCCGGGGCCCAAATAGAATAAAAATCGCCAGTGTTGTAGCAGTCATTTGTTTCATATTCTTATCAAAATACCATTTAAAGTATATTCCTACTATTACAACATATCTGGAGAGAAAAATGattcatttattcaattaaCACAAGTATCATCGAATTTTATTATACTGTTCTCTATTTCTATCACATGGAAGACCGTTCGCGAATATCGATGTTATCGCATGTTTACGAAAACACTCAAAAtagaattttatatatatcttaGTTTAATACACATAAATGATGTAAAATATGCGCTTGCATAATATCAGAAATTTGTTGTatgttatcattatatattCTTACACATATGTTTAGTTAGCAGTACAAATATAAACAGTCAACATGCACTTTTCAGTGAATGCATCCATGTAATATTTTGTACAGTAGTATCAACTGATATACATGCAATATccttataattacatgtaccttctATTAATTggttgattggttggttgtttcGTTCTgtcgggaatttttcactcaaatattgagacgtcaccagctgtaggtaaaatacaacaaatttaaacctatgcttagcgctcaaggTCGTACAAAATGTAGCTGTTaaggttctttaatgtgccaacaTCTGTCGCGATATGGGGCCTCCGtctttaaggtcatatccaaagaTTTGTGATTTTCACCTCTAAATGCCAAACATTTGGCAAAAGAGCAACTACTacatcactacctatatttgaCGCGACCAAGGCACAAGCGAAACTCGAACTCAGAACATCCTTGGtacgaagcaaacgctctaccactgagctatcgcGACCTTTTATCAGTGATCTGttacattgtactatataaaATGGAATTGCATTGTTTAATTTTCATATGATCTGAATTTTGAACCCCTACTGTCTACAATTACTATCGTATAACATATCACTGCAGGTTTCGGCACTGTCCTTTCTGCTGCTCATCCAGATCCTTGTAATACAGGGTTCACCTGAATGTCACAAAGAGTGTGACAAAGGAATAGATTATTGCATCTCTAAAGAGTGTTACCAGAAGACTGGCAGCGACCTCGCAGAATGTAAACGGGAATGTCATGGGACATACTGGGAATGCTGCCAATGTATTTCCGAATGTGAGCACAAGGAGAGCAAATGCAATCAAGAGTGCAAAGAGAAGCAAAAGCCCTGGGAGAAGGCGGAGTGTGAACGAGAATGCAAGCGTGAAATTTCAAACTGTCACTATGATTGTGTCCACGACGGTTAAGGACTATTATGTCCCGATTGttacaatataattatgtattgagatttgtgattgaatattcATAGAATTTCACTACGGTCTTACAGCTTCCGCTGTTCATACTGTACTGTCATATAACATTCACTTACACGACCGtaggaaaattattttaaagacAATAAATCATAACGAAACTACTTTCAAATGTTTTTTCTCGATTTCAGAGTCGCAATAACCTTTCTGCTTTGCAAGCAACTAATTACAGTAGATTGGTGCTGTCTTTGCCccataaatgaaaattttgatttctgcAGATATGTTTAATAAGAAATCTGTTTGAATTCTTAAACCGTTAAATCTACTTTGCGATTACAACGAGGTCGTTGAAAACGTTTGCATAATTTGTTTTAGAGAAAACATtaaaatgtaacaatattcgTGATTTATAATGTAATGAGGTAAAGAAATTGTTCATGTAATGGTACCCATTTTGTACACAAACTCAAGCAAACCTTGTATTAACGTTTGAAAACATTAAAGACGCAGAGAGGAGTATTAAGGAAGCCAATTTTATCCGAGACAGATACCCGGCTCagtgtatatacagtatatatacatgtatatatatattcacatcaaaatatattactattttttttccaaacataACATTGAAATTAATACATATCCTTTTGTATACATGAGAGTACATCGGGAACAAgaaaaaatttatatatatatatatatatatatatatatatatatatatatatatatatatatatataattgcatcacaatatattactaattttttcaaacatatcattgaaatatatatgtagcttttcacgaccattcctcacgataaattaaggACAGGGCTTTtggcatcatagacagttgcctcttcaacaaaaacggaaaacggaaatattcttatctagtgatcagtcattcaaaaacttactttgttaaacaacactctgattccacgcacacgtactctgaagttgaaataaaaaatatgtagagttcctcattgacaatatcttcgtggtctttggtgatcaggtcttccaacagtctgttggaattcccatgggcacgaattgtgctcttttgttagctgacttgtttctatattcatagggagcagaatttattcaaaaacttctacgtgagaagaaaaaatctttcgctgtggccttcaattcgacatttagatatatcgatgacgttttgtctattaacaataatagcttccattcatatgtcgatttgatatatccctgtgagctcaaaataaaggacaccacagagtcgtccacttctgcttcatacttagatattttattgaaagtagacattaacggcaaactgacaactcaactgtatgacaaacgggatgatttcagcttctccatcgtcaacttcccatatttatgtagcaatattccattatcacctggatatggtgtttatatatctcaactgattcgatatgcaagagcttgttctgggtatagtcagtttttaaatcgaggtaagctactgacaaacaagttgatggtacaggggtttcaacagtcttgattgaagtcagcatttttgcaaattctattgtcgttataacgatctagttcgtcaatacaacctcgcattgggtcaaatgctgtttgacgtgtttcataccgttcttggcacattgattttgactgcggataactccgtttacctgatcaagatatagggctcaaggcgggtgtgactggtcaacaagggatgcttactcctcctaggcacctgatcccacctctggtgtgtccaggtgtccgtgtttgcccaactatctattttgtattgcttataggatttatgagattgatcactgttcgttatcgtcaccttccATACATGAGAGTACATATTTAAAGAAGCttgaacatgcatgtatatattttcggtactttcttcaatttctttgattctacagtacatcttgtattTATAAATAACAGTTTCTATAGTAGAAATTACgttattcaaaatgacaattctgtggttgttttcaaaataaaatccaataagaATGTGTTTCCATTTGATGTCAAATTTGACAACCTTTGACGTTATTTCCCGTATATGCTttacattttcacaaaaataaatcaagtgtTCATTGTCTTCGACATTTTCTTTACATAATTCACACATGTTTGATtcggttttctttattttcatgagAAAAGATGTATTACATAGAAGATTATTGAGaagtttaaaattaaattctgcTACCTTTTTTCATACATATCTacgattttgtttttgtaaatgagACTCCAGGAGGGTTTATTAATATTTAAAGTTCTGTTATAGTAGGATTGATACAGGGGGTATGAAATTTCCTTTGAACAAAAATGGTATACATCTTTTTCGATGAAATATCAGTTATTTCAAGAGGTTTTTTCATTGATGTAATTTCAAAGATGAGTTTCAAGCGAAGGTTTTGATAGGGTAAATCttgaaaattcaaattcttAGCTTTCTAAAAATATCACTCATGATTTTGTATTCGCATAAAATATTCCTTTTTCTCTTAAGATTATCGTAAAACCATTCAATGGGGTTAATACCATTTTCATCAACAAAATCAACCACATATCTTAAACCACTTTGtatccaattttcaaaaaaatactaattttcctttatattgaaaaagtttgttATACAACAATGGTTGACACAGAACTTCATACAATTTCATATCATTGATGTTCTGACATCTTTAgcatgaattgaaaaatatgaataattcaGTATAAAACTTGTTAAATTGCTAGttagttaaaaaaaacatttacaactgtagcatttgttttcaatatattcgatatcaatatttctttcaatacaaaaactatttaaaaaatcttttaaactgGCATTGGAGGAATATATCTTCCCCACCCATGCTGCCTTTAATGACTTTATTTTGGATTCACTATCAACTAGACTGATACCACCTTTAGATATTTTCCCAATCAacgtttttcttttaattctgtCCTTTTTGTTCcaaataaaatggaaaaaaaattagtaAGAAGTTtgattgtttgatattttggaTAATCGAGTATAGATGCTGTATATATGAATTTTGATGTAGCAAGAGTATTGATTAGACACACCTTTccaaaaattgttaattttctttttttccatgaTTCAAAAAGCTTTTCTACATCATCTATCTTTTTCGTCcagttatttttataacataaaTCTTTGTCATGCCCAATATGTATACCTAATACTTTTACACATGTGTCATTCACTGTAATACCATCTATATCTGCATATGGACCCTTCAGTGGTCCTAATAAAATGCACTCTGTTTTTGAAAGGTTTAATTTCATACCAGAGAACTTACTAAAAGTATTGATTTCACTAATTGCTGATTTTACAGAAGTAATATCTTTCAAAGGTAATGTACAATCGTCAGCATGTTGTAATGTTTTTACTTCACAGTTCATacctttcttttaaaaccatgtatttCGTCATTATGACGTATTCTAATTGACAGTATTTCAGCAACAAACAGAAAAATTATCGCCGAGATCGGACACCCTTGACGGATGCCTTGCATCATTTTACATCTTCTTGAGAGCCAATTGTTATTTTTAAGTCTAAAAACAGGATTTTTGCATAGAATTTCAATCCATTTCATGAATTCTTGACCAAAATTAAAGCACTCTAGTGCTTTTATCATAAATGTCCATTCGACAGAATCGAACGTCTTTTGGAAATCTAGTAAAAGTAAAATTGtctcttcattattattttcacaatattcaaaaatgTCAACAATAAGTCTAGCATTCATACCAATATATCGGCCTTTTATGTAGGCAGACTGATCCTTTGATATAATATTTTCCATTATTGTTTGTAATCGTCTTGCTAATACAAAGGCTAAAATCTTATAATCTGTATTGGTAAGGCTGATAGGTCTATAATTATTCAGGTGTCTTTATCTCCTTTTTTATACAATAGTGAAATGACAGATAAAAGTTGTGAATACGTGATTCTTTTTCATGTGAACTTTTCATGCAAGAATAGAAATGACTCTTTAGCTCATTCCAAAATTTCTTATAAAACTCTGATGGTATTCCATCTGAACCAGGAGATTTGTTCTCCTTCATATCAAATAAGGCATCCGTATATTCATCAAGATCTGGAAATTGGTTTAATATATTCTTGTCATCATGGCTTAAAATATTCTCAAAActtgtattttgtaaataatcattcaattcacaattttcgttttctttttgatttgtatacaatttttcataaaagTCACAATtggttttcaaaatatcttcatctttatgTATAACTTTATTTTTCTCATTGAACAATTGCTTAATTGTATTTTTGGACTGACGACTCTTTTCCAAACCCATAATATATGTTGAACTCTTTTCACCATTTTCAATCCAATTAGCTCGTGATCTTATTTGAGCACCGACTGCTTTTCGAtcaattaaaacatttagtTCATTTTCAAGATTTCTTTTTTCGTTCATGTCtattaaaaatgaattcatattttctatactaaatattttgttctcaatataccttattctttctttgatttttttttttgtttactcGTGATGAAAAGCTGATACAAAAAGATTTGATACcatatttcaaattttcccATGATATTTGTGGGTCTGCACTAAAATTATCAAAGTCTTTAATATATGATTTCATGTCCTAAACAAAACTTTCATCTTGCAGTAAGGATACATTAAATTTCCAGTAACCTGGACCTCTCTCGTTTTTATTCCTTAATATACGTAATGACAAACATCGATGATCGCACATTCTAGTGCCATTTGAATGAGTACCGGGTATTCGTCTAAGAACAACACCTCTGATTTCATACATAAAAGGTTTTGTGATAAATATGTAATCAATACGACTTTTGGGGACGTCGCTTGCATCACACCAAGTATATCCAGTTTTGTCTGGATGCAATTTATTCCATATATCACATAAATTTAAGTTAAGTAAGcattttctcaaaatattgctacatttaTCACTTACATTATccaatatacaattaaaatcacCACATAGCATTAAATTTTCTAGTGAATGTGCATGTTGATTAATTCATGTTTGCATTCTCTTAAAGATATCACATCTATCATTAATATTATTAGGTGCATATACGTTAACTAATGTAATCAATTGATCATCAATAGAAATATTAACCAAGAGTTCTCTCCCATCATTAGATTTGTGTATGCTTATTATATCAAATCCAACGTCCTTCTTAAAAAGAATACTAACCCCCCTACTGAATACAGAATCTGCAAAGCAATGAAAAGATTTCCCATGCCACCTAGCATTGTACTTAAATTCGTTTTCTTTAATGTAATGAGTTTCCTGTAAGAAAATTATATCGTCTTCAGAGTCATTTAACCATGTATAGATATTTTGTCTTTTTTCATCAGTTTTTAATCCTCGGCAGTTTATTGATTTGACTTTTAAAAGTTCCATGTTAGTtcatgtaattattttgaaagacaACGCACTTAGTATTGAGTCACTttaccgcccccccccccttgaacgCGTTCCTGATTTGCTGTTTCGCACGCCCCTCGCTAACTCCGAGTATAATCGGCCCAACTCGTTGCTTCCCGGACAATGTTCAATGGACGTATTGAGTGTTCCAATTTTGTTGCGTCCCGAACCCCAATAGTCATCATACGCAACTTCAACAAATATAGTGTTTTTGGTGGATTTAAGAAATGCTTCACAAAATTCCTGGCACTGAGCGAGTTTAGCTTTAATGATGTTAAAAAAGTTTAACTTGGAACAATAAGTATTTTGGCAGCGGAACCTAAGGTGGACTCCATGTCAACTTACCCTAGTACACCATGCGCTAGAAACTTACATTTTCTCCATTTACATCTGCACCTGAAGACAAAAGCAGTTTAAAAAGCAAATATAGTAATTTGATTTTCCCAAATTAATTCCTAATACGCAAATGTTAGCTCATTTCATCAGCACTCTTTTCCcatcaaaaatctttttttctattatttttttttacctcggGTGAGTTAACCTTGTTTTAGTGTACTCAGAGACTCAGCTGTGTAACTTTGAAATActgtatacagagttattttcTCCTGTATTGTTTTCGGCTTTCAACACTTG
Above is a genomic segment from Ostrea edulis chromosome 3, xbOstEdul1.1, whole genome shotgun sequence containing:
- the LOC125676851 gene encoding uncharacterized membrane protein-like encodes the protein MVSALSFLLLIQILVIQGSPECHKECDKGIDYCISKECYQKTGSDLAECKRECHGTYWECCQCISECEHKESKCNQECKEKQKPWEKAECERECKREISNCHYDCVHDG